One Amaranthus tricolor cultivar Red isolate AtriRed21 chromosome 10, ASM2621246v1, whole genome shotgun sequence genomic window carries:
- the LOC130825940 gene encoding uncharacterized protein LOC130825940 has translation MMMSEKLVNSVTQWSILRLTRRVGFLVSLTLLALLLVWSIDQSAVTLVLDFWRYPEESFTQILEKSTNFSLSCSQNSTLCSEFNATHVNFVKDSNVILPRTENPDEILVNQNQINANIQSGLVDRISDLEQSKGISGHVLGKFDPKNESGNPNHVFDWVSVEIEQNFSSNLLSRWLAPGADPCKDSKTVDIKFVNFDDWKPIELSTGKSHEVIFQALDEFGNLNCIGGDYFEIDLSGELWKSRPPIKDLGNGTYSFTLQVHPDFAGTYNLTIILLFRHFEGLKYSTARFGYDKQLRNFSVRFSESKAALPELHVCRKSDFGRDVWAGRWTRHAKNDACEISNDGRYRCLEPDYPCANPWCNGSLGMLESNGWVYSAHCSFKLFSSDDAWNCLNNQWLFFWGDSNHVDTIRNILFFFLRVPYQELDAVSRRFDKKFTNPKDESQSIRITNIFNGHWNMTMNYQGLNSLSNEGYRDLVKSFFNGSTVPDTVIFNSGLHDGIYWKNVRRFIGGAEFAASFWKDMIDGVRNKGLNAPNFIFRSTITTGGYARTLQFNPSKMEAFNGILLEKLKAVGLVTGIIDDFDMTWSWHFDNRCNDGVHYGRFPAKMRWRDGQIGHQYFVDLMLGQVLLNAMCAQ, from the coding sequence ATGATGATGTCGGAAAAGTTAGTTAACTCAGTAACTCAGTGGTCGATTCTTAGACTGACTCGCCGAGTTGGGTTTTTGGTATCTTTGACATTATTAGCTTTATTGTTGGTTTGGAGCATTGATCAATCTGCAGTTACTCTTGTACTAGATTTTTGGAGGTACCCAGAAGAATCTTTTACTCAAATACTTGAAAAATCTACTAATTTTTCTCTTTCATGTTCTCAAAATTCGACATTATGTAGTGAATTTAATGCTACCCATGTGAATTTTGTCAAAGATAGCAATGTTATTTTGCCTAGAACTGAAAACCCAGATGAGATTTTGGTTAATCAGAATCAGATTAATGCCAACATTCAATCTGGGTTAGTTGATAGAATAAGTGATCTTGAGCAATCTAAGGGGATTTCAGGTCATGttttgggtaaatttgatcCAAAAAATGAATCAGGAAACCCTAATCATGTGTTTGATTGGGTTTCAGTTGAAATTGAGCAGAATTTTAGTTCAAATCTTTTATCTAGATGGTTGGCACCAGGGGCTGATCCTTGTAAAGATTCTAAAACAGTTGATATTAAATTTGTTAACTTTGATGATTGGAAACCAATTGAATTATCAACTGGGAAATCTCATGAGGTGATTTTTCAAGCATTAGATGAGTTCGGAAATCTTAATTGTATTGGGGGTGATTATTTTGAGATTGATTTGTCTGGTGAGTTATGGAAATCCCGACCACCGATTAAGGATTTGGGTAATGGAACTTATTCATTTACTCTCCAAGTTCATCCTGATTTTGCTGGCACTTATAACCTCACAATCATCCTACTTTTTCGGCATTTTGAAGGATTGAAGTATTCGACTGCTCGATTTGGTTATGATAAGCAGCTTCGAAACTTTTCGGTTAGATTTTCTGAATCTAAAGCTGCATTGCCTGAATTGCATGTGTGTAGAAAGTCTGATTTTGGTAGAGATGTTTGGGCGGGGAGGTGGACAAGGCATGCTAAAAATGATGCTTGTGAGATTAGCAATGATGGGCGATATAGATGTTTAGAGCCCGACTATCCTTGCGCTAACCCATGGTGTAACGGCTCATTGGGAATGCTCGAAAGCAATGGGTGGGTTTACTCCGCCCATTGTTCTTTCAAGCTGTTTTCTTCGGATGATGCTTGGAATTGCTTAAATAACCAATGGCTTTtcttttggggcgattcaaatCATGTTGATACAATTCGCAacattttgttcttctttcttcgAGTGCCATACCAAGAACTAGACGCGGTCTCTAGACGTTTTGATAAGAAGTTTACGAACCCGAAAGATGAATCACAGTCTATTAGAATTACAAACATCTTTAATGGTCATTGGAATATGACCATGAACTATCAAGGCTTAAATTCACTATCCAATGAAGGATACCGGGATTTGGTCAAGAGCTTCTTCAATGGCTCGACTGTTCCTGATACTGTTATATTCAATTCCGGTTTACATGATGGGATTTATTGGAAAAACGTTAGGAGATTCATTGGCGGAGCAGAATTTGCCGCCTCATTCTGGAAAGATATGATAGACGGTGTAAGGAACAAGGGTTTAAACGCACCAAATTTCATTTTCAGGTCAACAATCACGACAGGAGGATATGCTCGAACGCTTCAATTCAATCCTAGTAAAATGGAGGCTTTTAACGGCATCCTTCTAGAGAAACTAAAGGCAGTCGGATTGGTTACTGGGATTATAGATGATTTCGACATGACATGGTCATGGCATTTTGATAACAGGTGCAATGATGGTGTACATTATGGAAGATTTCCGGCCAAAATGAGATGGAGAGATGGACAAATCGGGCATCAGTATTTTGTCGATTTAATGCTCGGTCAAGTCCTGTTGAACGCAATGTGTGCACAATGA